A genome region from Mugil cephalus isolate CIBA_MC_2020 chromosome 13, CIBA_Mcephalus_1.1, whole genome shotgun sequence includes the following:
- the chst3a gene encoding carbohydrate sulfotransferase 3a, translated as MKTKYAVVFICIVALVIIEKESNIISMVSDKLIQRQTPLQTPYTPLDYSNTTQKGSLTVLKMLLSNLSGTKGNLSEEQEGGELEDVGSYSYSGGRKHILLMATTRTGSSFVGEFFNQHRENMFYLFEPLWHVERMLTTATEANNGTALAGIYRDVLQALFLCDFSPLEKYITPPPQDHVTPALFRRESSLSLCEEHVCSPVNKDVVERYHCKTRRCGPLNLTLASESCLSKQHHAVKTVRVRQLETLQPLVEDPRLDVRVIQLVRDPRAILASRMVAFSSKYQTWKAWAQDGQVPEDDEEVKRLKGNCDHIRMSAEVGLSQPRWLRSRYMLVRYEDIARYPMQKAEEMYRFTGIPFSSQAREWILRNTQTTQEASGIYSTQKNSSEQAEKWRFSIPFTLAQVVQRVCGPTMKLFGYRFVENEKTLINKSISLLEDKLFN; from the exons ATGAAGACCAAGTATGCTGTCGTCTTCATCTGCATTGTGGCCCTGGTCATCATCGAAAAGGAGAGCAACATCATCTCAAT GGTCTCCGACAAGCTGATCCAAAGGCAGACTCCTCTGCAGACTCCATACACGCCGCTGGattacagcaacacaacacaaaagggATCCTTGACGGTGCTCAAAATGCTGCTCTCTAACCTCTCTGGCACCAAAGGGAATCTCTCTGAGGAGCAGGAAGGGGGAGAGCTGGAGGACGTAGGCTCTTACAGCTACAGTGGCGGGCGTAAGCACATACTGCTCATGGCCACCACACGGACGGGCTCCTCTTTCGTGGGGGAATTTTTCAACCAGCATAGGGAGAACATGTTCTATCTGTTTGAGCCGTTGTGGCACGTCGAGCGCATGCTGACTACGGCCACCGAGGCAAACAACGGGACGGCCTTGGCAGGGATCTACCGGGACGTGCTCCAAGCACTCTTCCTGTGTGATTTCTCCCCTCTTGAGAAGTACATTACTCCTCCACCTCAGGACCACGTCACCCCAGCACTATTCCGCAGAGAGTCCAGTCTGTCGCTCTGTGAAGAACATGTCTGCTCTCCTGTCAACAAAGACGTTGTTGAGAG gtATCACTGTAAGACTCGCCGCTGCGGGCCCCTGAACTTGACCCTTGCATCTGAATCCTGCCTTTCCAAACAGCACCATGCTGTTAAGACCGTCCGCGTGCGTCAGCTGGAGACGTTGCAGCCTCTGGTGGAGGACCCCCGCTTGGATGTCAGAGTCATCCAGCTGGTTCGAGATCCCCGAGCCATCTTAGCATCCCGCATGGTGGCTTTCTCCTCAAAATATCAGACGTGGAAGGCCTGGGCGCAGGACGGCCAGGTGCCTGAAGATGACGAGGAGGTGAAGAGGCTCAAAGGAAACTGTGATCACATCAGGATGTCGGCCGAGGTGGGACTGAGCCAACCTCGCTGGCTGAGGAGCCGCTACATGTTAGTGCGCTATGAGGATATTGCTCGCTACCCCATGCAGAAGGCAGAGGAGATGTACAGGTTCACAGGAATACCGTTTAGCTCCCAAGCGAGGGAGTGGATTCTGAGGAACACCCAGACCACACAGGAAGCCAGCGGCATTTACTCCACCCAGAAGAACTCATCGGAGCAGGCTGAGAAATGGAGATTCAGTATTCCCTTTACACTGGCTCAAGTAGTGCAGAGAGTGTGTGGACCCACCATGAAGCTGTTCGGGTACAGATTTGTCGAAAATGAAAAGACACTCATCAACAAGTCCATCAGTTTGCTTGaggataaattatttaattga